The following nucleotide sequence is from Clostridiisalibacter paucivorans DSM 22131.
CTTGGATCATCGGTTCTACCCATCAGATAGTCTACTGAAACTTCAAAAAAATTCGCTAGGGCATCTAGTTTTTCCATAGTTGTAGTTCGTCTACCTCTTTCAATATCACTTATTGCTGTATGGGTAAGACCAACTATATTTCCCAATTCAGATTGTTTAATATTCTTTTCTTTGCGTAATGTTTTGACACGATTAGCAAAAGTCTCTTTTGAAAACATATAAAATCTCCTTGACATTTCGCTAATAGCTACATACAATATAAAGTATAGTAGGCTAATAGCGAAGTATATTATTTAAGATATCATAAAGTTTATGGGGATAATCTTTATGATAACATTTTACCAATTTATTAATATTAATACAACTGATAAAGATAAAGCCTATTATTAATA
It contains:
- a CDS encoding helix-turn-helix domain-containing protein, translated to MFSKETFANRVKTLRKEKNIKQSELGNIVGLTHTAISDIERGRRTTTMEKLDALANFFEVSVDYLMGRTDDPRFNK